The Gemmatimonadota bacterium genome includes a region encoding these proteins:
- the gcvT gene encoding glycine cleavage system aminomethyltransferase GcvT: MENLKKTPLNEIHHKINARMVPFGGWEMPVQYEGIVAEHQVVRSQAGLFDVSHMGEFEFKGKGARKLVQFLTANDIDYIGIGRGQYSLFLNKNGGAIDDIIVYRLGKTTYLIVVNAANVDKDWKHVQEVAKSFDNVQVANRSEEFALLALQGPKAEAVLSPIANRNLSEIGFFRIRKVELVGIPVHIARTGYTGEGMNGFEIFTRTEDAAAIWNALIASPDVSPAGLGARDTLRVEASLPLYGQELDEATTPLEAGLDRFVSQAGGFSGSDALEQQRADGLTKTLVMLEMIDRGIPRHGYEILDHSGNAIGKVTSGTAAPYLKKNIAMGYVPPNHSEIGTELAIAIRNRTLKARIVPRPFFKR; encoded by the coding sequence TTGGAAAACTTAAAAAAAACCCCACTAAATGAAATACACCACAAAATTAACGCGCGAATGGTTCCATTTGGCGGCTGGGAAATGCCGGTACAATACGAGGGGATCGTCGCGGAACATCAAGTGGTGCGCTCACAAGCCGGACTTTTTGATGTCTCGCACATGGGAGAATTTGAATTTAAAGGCAAAGGAGCAAGAAAACTGGTCCAATTTCTAACGGCCAATGACATAGACTACATCGGTATTGGGCGCGGGCAGTATTCTCTATTTCTCAACAAAAATGGCGGAGCAATTGACGACATCATCGTTTACCGCCTTGGCAAAACGACCTATCTGATCGTCGTAAATGCCGCAAATGTCGATAAAGACTGGAAACATGTCCAGGAAGTCGCAAAATCCTTTGACAATGTTCAAGTAGCCAATCGCAGTGAAGAATTTGCCCTTCTCGCGCTTCAAGGACCAAAAGCAGAGGCTGTACTCTCCCCTATCGCAAATCGGAATCTCTCTGAAATCGGTTTTTTTCGCATTCGCAAAGTAGAACTTGTGGGAATACCCGTTCATATTGCCCGCACGGGATATACTGGCGAAGGAATGAATGGTTTTGAGATATTTACGCGAACAGAAGATGCAGCGGCAATCTGGAATGCCCTTATCGCATCACCCGATGTATCACCTGCAGGATTGGGCGCGCGGGATACACTCCGCGTCGAAGCCTCTCTCCCCCTCTACGGACAGGAACTCGACGAGGCAACAACACCACTGGAAGCCGGGCTGGATCGGTTCGTCTCACAGGCGGGCGGATTCTCTGGTTCTGACGCCCTTGAGCAACAGCGCGCTGATGGCCTCACAAAAACACTTGTCATGCTTGAAATGATCGACCGCGGCATCCCCCGCCACGGTTACGAAATCCTGGATCATTCGGGAAATGCAATTGGCAAAGTCACCAGTGGTACAGCCGCACCCTATCTAAAAAAGAATATCGCAATGGGTTATGTTCCACCCAACCATTCGGAAATTGGAACAGAACTCGCCATTGCAATCCGAAATCGCACCCTCAAAGCGCGAATTGTTCCCAGGCCATTTTTTAAGCGGTAA
- the leuS gene encoding leucine--tRNA ligase, with amino-acid sequence MAYEFATLEKKWRQRWEDTGLYRSEIDSSRPKHYALTMLPYTSGDLHIGHWYAIAPSDVRARYMRMKGHNVLFPIGFDAFGLPAENAAIQRGIHPAKWTLDNVERMRGQLKTMGAMFDWTREAITCLPEYYRWTQWLFLKFYANDLAYREKAPVDWCPQCNTTLAREQVWGEDRHCERCDTPVIKKDLDQWLFRITRYAEELLDFSEIVWPDRVQTMQENWIGRSEGVEFEMRVKNSASSFRAFTTRPDTILGMSFAVLAPEHPLVDEITSPEQREVVKAYCAKASRQSEIERLSADKEQDGVFTGAYAINPMNNADVPIYIADYVLLQYGTGAIMAVPAHDERDFDFAKKYGLSIPVVIAADDWDGEALTQPYTGEGRMVNSGQFDGLSSQDGKDAVADDLESRGIGERKVNYRLHDWLISRQRYWGCPIPIIYCDTCGIIPVPEHDLPVMLPDDAEFLPTGESPLKYHAGFLHTTCPKCGASAQRETDTMDTFMCSSWYQYRYLSPHYDAGPFEPHEGEYWLPVDQYTGGIEHATMHLLYTRFFTKAMRDMDLASDDEPMTRLFNQGIILGEDRERMSKSRGNVVNPDDLIVEYGTDCIRAYVMFLGRWEQGGPWNSSSLEGIPRFLNRVWRLVVENGISAKGDPTQESQDNLRRLTHQTIRKVSEDFETFGFNTALAALMTFSNGLSAVQNTPVVHTEAWKEAIETLVLLLAPITPHLSEELWSHIGGEYSVHQQNWPEWDENLARPATIEMPVQVNGKVRARMEVEVDAGQEEIESIALEQPNVQVHVQDQTPKKIIVIPNRLVNIVV; translated from the coding sequence ATGGCTTACGAGTTTGCTACACTTGAAAAAAAATGGCGTCAACGCTGGGAAGATACGGGTTTGTACCGCAGTGAAATCGATTCCAGCCGCCCCAAGCACTATGCTTTGACTATGTTGCCTTATACTTCGGGCGACCTCCACATTGGTCACTGGTATGCGATTGCTCCCTCTGATGTTCGGGCGCGATATATGCGGATGAAGGGGCATAATGTACTGTTTCCAATCGGTTTTGATGCTTTTGGATTGCCCGCTGAAAACGCTGCAATCCAACGGGGTATTCACCCGGCCAAATGGACGCTGGACAATGTGGAGCGCATGCGCGGACAATTGAAAACAATGGGTGCAATGTTTGATTGGACGCGCGAAGCGATCACCTGTTTGCCCGAATATTATAGATGGACGCAGTGGTTATTCCTCAAATTTTACGCCAATGATCTGGCTTATCGAGAAAAAGCTCCCGTTGATTGGTGTCCACAGTGCAATACGACCCTGGCTAGAGAACAGGTTTGGGGGGAGGATCGACACTGCGAGCGGTGTGACACACCCGTGATTAAAAAGGACCTGGACCAATGGCTATTTCGGATTACCCGATATGCTGAGGAGTTACTCGATTTTTCAGAAATTGTATGGCCTGACCGCGTGCAGACCATGCAGGAGAATTGGATTGGAAGGAGTGAGGGCGTTGAATTTGAAATGCGCGTCAAAAATTCAGCGTCATCGTTTCGCGCGTTCACAACGCGCCCAGATACCATTTTGGGCATGTCTTTTGCGGTTTTAGCCCCCGAACATCCACTGGTCGATGAGATAACATCGCCTGAGCAACGGGAAGTTGTTAAAGCATATTGTGCAAAAGCCAGCCGTCAGTCGGAGATCGAGCGGCTTTCTGCGGATAAAGAACAGGATGGGGTTTTCACCGGTGCTTATGCGATTAATCCCATGAACAATGCCGATGTACCCATTTACATCGCCGACTATGTGTTGCTCCAATATGGTACAGGAGCCATTATGGCTGTGCCTGCACACGATGAACGCGATTTCGATTTTGCCAAAAAGTATGGGTTGTCCATTCCCGTTGTGATTGCCGCAGATGATTGGGATGGCGAAGCACTCACCCAGCCATATACTGGTGAGGGACGTATGGTAAACTCGGGGCAATTCGATGGTTTGTCCTCGCAAGATGGAAAAGATGCCGTGGCTGATGACCTCGAATCCCGAGGCATTGGCGAGCGAAAAGTCAATTATCGCCTTCACGATTGGCTGATTTCTCGCCAGCGTTATTGGGGGTGTCCGATACCGATTATTTACTGTGATACATGTGGCATTATTCCCGTGCCAGAACATGATTTACCCGTAATGCTACCCGATGATGCAGAATTTTTGCCGACGGGTGAATCTCCTCTAAAATATCACGCAGGTTTTCTACACACGACCTGTCCAAAATGTGGTGCTTCAGCGCAGCGCGAGACGGATACTATGGACACGTTTATGTGTTCTTCGTGGTATCAATATCGATATTTAAGCCCACATTATGATGCCGGGCCTTTTGAACCTCATGAAGGTGAATACTGGTTGCCTGTTGATCAATATACAGGGGGTATAGAACACGCGACCATGCATCTGCTCTACACGCGTTTTTTCACCAAAGCCATGCGCGATATGGACCTCGCCAGTGATGATGAACCGATGACGCGCTTGTTTAATCAGGGCATTATTCTGGGTGAAGATCGAGAAAGAATGAGCAAGTCGAGGGGTAATGTTGTCAATCCCGATGATTTGATTGTGGAGTATGGAACAGATTGCATTCGGGCTTATGTGATGTTTCTGGGGCGGTGGGAACAGGGAGGTCCCTGGAATTCATCGAGCCTGGAAGGCATTCCGAGATTCTTAAACCGGGTGTGGCGTCTCGTTGTTGAAAATGGCATCTCGGCAAAGGGCGACCCCACGCAAGAATCCCAGGATAATTTGCGGCGCTTAACCCATCAGACCATCCGCAAGGTGTCTGAAGATTTTGAAACCTTTGGGTTTAATACAGCACTTGCTGCGCTCATGACGTTTAGCAATGGTTTGTCGGCGGTCCAAAATACGCCTGTTGTGCATACGGAAGCGTGGAAAGAAGCCATTGAAACGCTTGTCTTGCTCCTGGCGCCTATAACGCCGCATCTCTCCGAAGAGCTTTGGTCGCACATTGGGGGAGAGTACAGCGTTCATCAACAGAATTGGCCCGAATGGGACGAAAATCTCGCTCGACCAGCAACGATTGAGATGCCGGTGCAGGTCAATGGCAAAGTCCGTGCGCGCATGGAAGTTGAGGTTGATGCAGGGCAGGAGGAGATTGAAAGTATAGCTCTGGAACAGCCGAATGTACAAGTGCATGTCCAGGATCAAACGCCCAAAAAGATAATCGTCATTCCCAATCGGCTGGTCAATATTGTGGTCTAA